TAATCGATACTTTATGAAAAAACTACTGATCGCACTGTTTTTGTTTCCCGTGACGCTGGTCGTGGCGGTTCCGTCTGCAAAGCCCCGGTTGGGCGAGGCTCCGGTCCGGAAGATCGTTGCGGCTATGAGCCTTGAGGAGAAGGCCGGCCTGCTGGTGGGAACCTCAATGGAGGGTTACGCTGGCGAGGGCGCTGTAACGGGCCGCACGTTGAAAACAGTTCCCGGTTCGGCCGGAACTACCCGCTCTTTGGAATCCTACGGCATTCCGACAACGGTGATGGCCGACGGTCCTGCGGGCCTTCGTATCGATCCGGAACGTGCAGGAGATGCACGGACTTATTTCTGTACGGCTTTTCCGATCGGCACGATGCTCGCCTCGACCTGGGACGAGGCGGCTATTGAACGCTGTGGCGCAGCGATGGGTAACGAGGTGCTCGAATATGGCTGCGACGTGATTCTCGGTCCGGGTATGAACATCCACCGCCATCCGCTCTGCGGCCGCAATTTCGAATATTATTCCGAGGACCCGTTGCTGAGCGGCAAATGCGGCGCGGCGATGGTGCGGGGCATTCAGTCGCAAGGCGTAGGGACTTCGGTCAAGCACTTTGCGGCCAACAACCAAGAGTCGATGCGCTTACAGAATGACGCCCGGGTGTCGCAACGTGCGTTGCGTGAGATTTATCTGCGAGGATTCGAGATCGCCGTCAAGGAGGGGCGTCCGTGGACGGTCATGTCGTCCTACAATCGTATCAACGGACCTTATACGCAGGAGAGCCGCGAGTTGCTGACCACTGTTCTGCACGACGAATGGGGCTACGAAGGTCTTGTCGTGTCGGACTGGATCGGAAAACGTAACACCGTGGCACAAGTACATGCCGGCAACGACCTGATGATGCCGGGAGAACCGGCTCAGGCGAGAGAGATTGTAGAAGCGGTGCGCAGCGGGAGACTCGCCGAGGCGGATGTTGACCGGTGTGTGACCCGTGTACTCGAATATATTCTGCGGACGCCCCGTTTCCGGAAACAAGCCGTGTCGGAGACTCCCGACTTGGAAGCACATGCTGCCGTATCGCGTCAGGTGGCAGCGGAAGGCATGGTTTTGCTCCGCAACGAAGGCGCTGCTTTACCACTTGCCGCAGGATGTAATCTCTCGGTGTTCGGAGTCAATGCCTATGACTGCATTGCCGGAGGTACGGGCGCCGGACACGTCAACAAAGCCTATACGGTCGATTTGGACGAAGGTTTGTGCAACGCCGGATTCCGGCTTAACACCCGTACGGCAGATCTCTATGCAAAATACATGTCTTTCGGTGAGGCACTGCTCGCGGAGCAGAACGCCCTGCGTTATTTGGGCGAAAAGTGGTTTGTCCCCGAAACGACGCTGACGCCGGAATTCATCGCTTCGCGTGCGGCGGACAGCGATGCGGCCATCGTTGCCTTAGGCCGCAATTCGGGTGAATACAACGATCGTCCTACATCGGATTTCTACCTGACGGAAGCCGAACGGGAACTGCTCGAATCGGTCTGCTCGGCGTTTCATGCCGCGGGTAAGAAGGTGGTCGTGGTGCTCAATATCGGCGGCGTGATCGAAACCATGTCGTGGAAGGAACTTCCCGACGCTATCTTGTTGGCCTGGCAGGGAGGTTTGGAAGCCGGGAATGCCATGGCTGATGTTTTGAGCGGCCGCGTATCGCCTTCGGGAAGGCTGCCGATGACTTTTCCGGCGGATTATTCGGATCATCCGTCATCGAAGAATTTTCCGCTCGACTATCGGGGGCGCTGCGGCGATTGGGCCGACGACGCCCCGGAACGGCACCTGCGAAACCTGGGATTCACTTGTTACGAGGAGGATATCTGGGTGGGTTACCGCTATTTCTCGACCCATGCTCCGGAGGCGGTGTCCTATCCTTTCGGCTATGGTTTGGGGTATACGACCTTCGAGTGGACGGATGCGGCCGTCAGGCGTTCCGGGACGGATTATGCGGTAACGCTCCGTGTAACCAATACAGGTTCGCGCGCCGGACGGGAGGTCGTTGAACTTTATGTTGCAGCCCCGCAAGGGGCGCTGCCGAAGCCCGTGCGCGAATTGAGGGCTTTTGCCAAAAGCCGGGAATTGCAGCCCGGGGAGTCGCAGGCGCTGACCCTTCGTTTCGCGGCTGCCGATCTGGCCTCGTTCGACGAGCGTATTTCGGCGTTTGTCGTCGATTCGGGGCGCTATATGGCCGAACTGGGGCGTTCTGCCGACGACATTGTCCAGCGGCTGCCTTTTGTCGCCAAAGCTTCCGAGCGCAAGGTGCATGACGTACTGAAACCGCAGGAGCCCCTGCGACGACTCAAATTCTGATGCAATGAAAATAATAGCTTGTTTGTTGATTTGTATGGGCTGCAATGCGCTGTTTGCAGCAGTGCCGCCCGCTATCCGGCCCGATGCGAAGATCGAAACCCGGATTGAAAAGATACTCGGCCGCCTGACGCTTGAAGAGAAAATCGGCCAAATGTGTCAGTTGACCGTCAGCATGGTGACCGATATGAATGATTCCGGGCATCCGTTCATCAGCGATGAGCTGCTCGATACGGTCATCGGACATTACAAAGTCGGGTCGATTCTCAACGTACCGTTCGATGAGGCGCAGTCCCGGGAGGCATGGACGCAGATTATCGGTAGGATTCAGCGTCGTTCGCTCGACTGCCTGGGGATTCCCTGCATTTACGGTGTCGATCAAATGCACGGTGCTTCCTACACCCGCGGTGCAACCTTTTTTCCGCAGGGGATCAACATGGGTGCCGCGCTGAACTGTGAACTGATGCGCCGTTCGTCGGAGATTTCGGCTTATGAAACCCGTGCCTGTGCCATTCCGTGGAATTTTGCGCCGGTGATGGATTTGGGACGCGATCCCCGATGGTCGAGGATGTGGGAGAGTTACGGAGAGGATGTTTGTGTCAATTCCCGGTTGGCGGCGGCTTCCGTGCGCGGTTTGCAGGGCGATGATCCCAATCGGATCGGGATGTATCGGGTGGCTGCTTGTTTGAAGCATTTCATGGCCTACGGCGTCCCCGTGTCGGGCAAGGACCGAACGCCTTCGTCCGTTACGCGCAACGCCCTGCGCGAAAAATATTTTGCCCCCTTTCTCGAATGTATCCGGGCCGGGGCGCTGTCGTTGATGGTCAACTCGTCCAACAACGACGGTATGCCCTTTCATGCCAACCGCGAGTTGCTCACGGGGTGGTTGAAGGAAGAACTGAACTGGGACGGGGT
This Alistipes shahii WAL 8301 DNA region includes the following protein-coding sequences:
- a CDS encoding beta-glucosidase family protein, translating into MKKLLIALFLFPVTLVVAVPSAKPRLGEAPVRKIVAAMSLEEKAGLLVGTSMEGYAGEGAVTGRTLKTVPGSAGTTRSLESYGIPTTVMADGPAGLRIDPERAGDARTYFCTAFPIGTMLASTWDEAAIERCGAAMGNEVLEYGCDVILGPGMNIHRHPLCGRNFEYYSEDPLLSGKCGAAMVRGIQSQGVGTSVKHFAANNQESMRLQNDARVSQRALREIYLRGFEIAVKEGRPWTVMSSYNRINGPYTQESRELLTTVLHDEWGYEGLVVSDWIGKRNTVAQVHAGNDLMMPGEPAQAREIVEAVRSGRLAEADVDRCVTRVLEYILRTPRFRKQAVSETPDLEAHAAVSRQVAAEGMVLLRNEGAALPLAAGCNLSVFGVNAYDCIAGGTGAGHVNKAYTVDLDEGLCNAGFRLNTRTADLYAKYMSFGEALLAEQNALRYLGEKWFVPETTLTPEFIASRAADSDAAIVALGRNSGEYNDRPTSDFYLTEAERELLESVCSAFHAAGKKVVVVLNIGGVIETMSWKELPDAILLAWQGGLEAGNAMADVLSGRVSPSGRLPMTFPADYSDHPSSKNFPLDYRGRCGDWADDAPERHLRNLGFTCYEEDIWVGYRYFSTHAPEAVSYPFGYGLGYTTFEWTDAAVRRSGTDYAVTLRVTNTGSRAGREVVELYVAAPQGALPKPVRELRAFAKSRELQPGESQALTLRFAAADLASFDERISAFVVDSGRYMAELGRSADDIVQRLPFVAKASERKVHDVLKPQEPLRRLKF